Genomic window (Culex pipiens pallens isolate TS chromosome 3, TS_CPP_V2, whole genome shotgun sequence):
ttacaaaaattacaaaaattacaaaaattacaaaaattacaaaaattacaaaaattacaaaaattacaaaaattacaaaaattacaaaaaatacaaaaattacaaaaattacaaaaattacaaaaattacaaaaattacaaaaattacaaaaattacaaaaattacaaaaattacaaaaattacaaaaattacaaaaattacaaaaattacaaaaattacaaaaattacaaaaattacaaaaattacaaaaattacaaaaattacaaaaattacaaaaattacaaaaattacaaaaattacaaaaattacaaaaattacaaaaattacaaaaattacaaaaattacaaaaaattacaaaaattacaaaaattacaaaaattacaaaaattacaaaaattacaaaaattacaaaaattacaaaaattacaaaaattacaaaaattacaaaaattacaaaaattacaaaaattacaaaaattacaaaaattacaaaaattacaaaaattacaaaaattacaaaaattacaaaaattacaaaaattacaaaaattacaaaaattacaaaaattacaaaaattacaaaaattacaaaaattacaaaaattacaaaaattacaaaaaattacaaaaattacaaaaattacaaaaattacaaaaattacaaaaattacaaaaattacaaaaattacaaaaattacaaaaattacaaaaattacaaaaattacaaaaattacaaaaattacaaaaattacaaaaattacaaaaattacaaaaattacaaaaattacaaaaattacaaaaattacaaaaattacaaaaattacaaaaattacaaaaattacaaacattacaaaaattacaaaaattacaaaaattacaaaaattacaaaaattacaaaaattacaaaaattacaaaaattacaaaaattacaaaaattacaaaaataacaaaaataacaaaaataacaaaaattacaaaaattacaaaaattacaaaaattacaaaaattacaaaaattacaaaaattacaaaaattacaaaaattaaaaaaattacaaaaattacaaaaattacaaaaattacaaaaattacaaaaattacaaaaattacaaaaattacaaaaattacaaaaattacaaaaattacaaaaattacaaaaattacaaaaattacaaaaattacaaaaattacaaaaattacaaaaattacaaaaatttctaaaattacaaaaattacaaaaattacaaaaattacaaaaattacaaaaattacaaaaattacaaaaattacaaaaattacaaaaaaaatacaaaaaataaaaaaattacaaaaaattacaaaaaatacaaaaattacaaaggtgacaaaaattacaaaaaaatacaaaaaataaaaaaattacaaaaaatacaaaaataacaaaggtgacaaaaataacaaaaatcccaaaaattacaaaaaaaagaaaaaatacgaaaatacagaaattgaaaaattcaaaaaaggaagaaaaaactaaaaaaacacaaatcatGTAATAATTTTAAGTTACAAAAAAAGAGTATTTATTagtatttattttagtttttaatcgaTTATAATCAACCTTTCGGAATCAAGCCAATATCATTGCTTTGCTCAACAAGCATatttttacagtaatttttatcGATAAAGGACACATATTTTCTCCCTAAGTGTCCAAAACTAACCATATTATCAGTGTCCTCAGCGTCTCTTAAAACAGCACGATGCTTCTCAGAGGATCAATAGAGTGTGATGTATTCTCAAAAGAAGGCAGCAATTCCTCCTCAAAAGAAAGCGCCAGATTTTATCAGCTTGCCATTCCATATTTTCCTTTTCTTCCGAAGATGAAAAGAAACCATTAATAAACGCTCCCTCCTTATCCCACCCAAAAACTAGGCAAAACTTTTCCTCCTAATATTTATTAATCTTATAGCTCTTCCGTCCTCCGTCCGTCTGTCATGAATTCGACAaaactacacacacacacacacattagctcaaaacaaacaaacactcgAACGCAAGAAGGAAAAATCGACTTGTGGAAAAACACAAAAGCCCCTTCCGAATGTGTCTCCAGCGGCAGCGACACTTTTCCTCATCTTTTCCAACGCTTCTAGAGCTAGTCGAGCGCTATGCTAGAGGAAATGATAAAGATGAGTTGTGGGAAAGTCTGTGTGAATGGGACGTGGAGAAGTTTGTTGAAGCATCCTTTTCATCAGGACTCTCCTCATTCTCACCGCCACTCCTTTGCCGTTTGACTTGCCTTCGACGCCAAATCGGATCATTTTGCTTGACGAGCGAAGAGTGTTTCTTCTTGCTCTGGATGACGGTCGAAGGATGTATCATTGTTTATCAGGTTATCAGTCGTTGCGAAGTTACTTGAAAAGGGAAAAATTAACCtcttatttatgtaattttacataaacttatgtgtacacagtaaaaaatttctgtgtaaaatcgcatgcaaaagcatgcacatcacctttgtgagcaaaagcatgtaatattgtatgagaaaacgtgtacacaaaaagcatgtacaaaagaaaaataaattaattttgaccaccccaaaaataacaacaatctggtgagagtcatatccagattaccaagccgcgccccaaccatctcgaCTATCTCGCCGCTGTAAATTAATTCAGGTAAAATTACTTCAataagatgtaaatttacatgttcGACCGCGccttttgaaacttcttttactgttttaaaaaatattttcggttgaaaattgatttactaAATTCTTGTTCTCGATTTTCGCTATGCACAACAGATAAATATTAATTTCTTTCATTCTAGTTTCAAAGCAACAAATATCCCAAACTCCCCCCAGTCAGGGATTTCCCCGCGCGCCCAGATCATAAATTATTGACGAAATTTGCCCTCTTATCTTCGTTACAATTTTCCGCGTCCGCGTTCTTCGCCGCGCACCGTCgtgaatttgaataattttgttacgATCATAAAATTATGAAAGCCAGGACAATTTTCCAGCGAGCGAGCTAAATTAAGGTGAGGTCCTTCGACCATCGGGAAACGCGATAATGTCGATATAGATTGCCTTGGCCACCCCGGaaggaaagagaaagagaaaaaaagattCTTGGGTTGAgaggaggaggaaaaaaaacttggtcACCCCCTCAGGCAAATGAATGTTAATCATTACTCGGAGGAGCGCGCCCAGAAGTTggcgaacacacacacaaaaatggGATTCAAAGTATGAAAAATCcattattttcaagttttttttcgctttttgggtggaataaaaagtaataaaatttcCTTTCTATAATTTAAATCGCCAATTTGAACGACGAAGAAGCGCACCTTTTTTATTCTCCAGTGGGAGTTCTCTACCCAGAGTTGGTTGGATTGTCAGAGTTTTGCGATTGCATATAATTACGGCCATAAAAGCTAATTACGGTGATAAATAACTCATTATTAGTTGATATATTGCCTGCATTGGAAGGTTATGAGGTTCGCGCGACTACTTAACAAAATTGGAGCgattaaagtttgttttatttgctttatttcaaaataattacaaaTACCCAAACCGCACCAGGTCCCGAATCACCCCGCTAATCCGCTTACGGTACCGCGATTCGCCAACCTCACTGTTAGCGCCGATATGGTACGATCCACCGTCCTGCTTCTCGACCCCCTCCGCAGTCTTGTCCAGATCAGGCAAATCTTCGCTGGGAGTACAAATCACGGGCAGGATCAGTATGGCCATCACAAACGCAAACTTTCCAAACGCCTTCAACTGTCTGTTGAGTTCCGCCCGAGGGAACTGCTTCGCCGGATCTCCACCGAGCTTGGTCAAGTGGTCGCACAGCGATCGGTAGTAGACGTCGATGACGTTCGAGTAGTGTTCACTCCGGAACTGGTCGTCGGTGCCCAAGAACAGAAAGTACACCAAATCGATTGCCGGAGATCCGTACCGACAGATTTGCCAATCTACAAAGTTGAGGTCTTTTGGCGTTGTGTcctgaaagataaaaaaatatacatttttaaaatgctattttttctcaacaaaaaatctcaagatcttaatttttgaaatgtggccaaatgatcgggattttttcataaatttcggaagtaacattttttctgaatgcttaaattttcacaaaactacgtattttcgaaaaaatactagaaatttcagttttaacaATGTCAAATGatagggattttttcatacatttcgaaaattataacacacatttttgaaaatatttaaaattttcacaaaactaagtattttcgaaaaagaactcaaaattttagttttttttacaatatgggtatcaaatgatcgggatatTTTCATACactttgaaaataataacaccattttttgaaaatactcaaaattttaacaaaattacgtattttcgaaaaaaaatactcaagatttcagttttttacaacatGAGCATCATTTACCCAATGTaaaaaattggaatttggaaaatatgtagttttgtgaaaatgttgaggaTTTGCAGAAATTTGTGTTataactagagggtgacgattctcgagattttcaatttcccgggaatcgagagttgaatttggccatttcccgggaattcccgggacccaggtgtttttttgttttgactatACCAATAGTGTCAACgcttaaaatgaaaagtattaaatttgtttgttttaataaattcagttacaattaattcatactaattctatgaaacgttaatttatgtagcctcattattttgaggaactatataaaaaaaattgatttttttctgaatctgcaaatacaaaatcgtttcttaagctttttaagactcaaaatttggtttaaaatatttaggaaTAAAAAATCGCACTGagtgaattttcaaaagttgctgaaacttgttattagatttttgtaaaaaaataactaatataactaatatataatttcccagtgtCGGGAAtattgcaatatgataaacaaagactcaaaacaacaaactgatctgttttttttttttttttgtaatatttaggccgttgcaaatattttttgaagtttatgtccctctacTGTGACCAAAgtctagggggggggggggcatggtttcaactttttaatgaaaaaagtgttttaaaatgcattctaaacctgtccagttgttttgccatcattagtttgcgaaatatctaagtattgacaaaaaatttattttttgaatatagcCCGATCATTTTATTCTtatattatcaaaaattgaaattatgagtttttttatcaaaaaatcgttgttttgtaaaaatgttgagtgtttaaaaaaatgtgttataacataagaaatgtatgaaaaaatcccgatcatttgatacccatactgcattatcaattttattgagtatttatattttaatacatacagaaaaaaaaacgtattttgtaaAGAAGAAAACGGCTTATATTAGAACGAATGAAAAAGCTCCAAGTTtataaaatcatatttgttaattttcaagtttttttcttgtcaagTAAGGccgttgttgcaaatatttttcaaagttttttttcgcttcaaAATCAGACCGAAAACTTAAGGAGCAAAAACAAACTCTGTATTTATgatcatattcagcatgtttgaaattgtttaaaaatatttatattttttaaaaaaaattcatacaaaaatttagtttttagaatttttgcaaaacatatcacaaaatgcttttgtGTTAAGCATTTTGTGTTCATTTTTGCAaagaattcataaaatttaaatttttgctgcCACAAATATGCTAAACACCAATGAACccaggattttttcctggggtTTTATGTATTTTCCCGATTGgtccgaatttcaaaatttgttaaaatatttgattataACTGCTAAGTAACTAACTAAACGTTTACAAcacattttaaatataaaaatgatttgTATTGACCTAAGACAAAGAAAACTATAACACTTATAAAAAATTagtgaaaaatgcaaaattttctttctttatcttaaaaaaacgatttcttaatttttttttaattagctgAATCATTCTCAGAAGCTTCATGTTTCAAATGTAaaagaacacagaaaaaaatcaaggtaatataacatctgggaaggagtacatcttttatgtcagaaaaaatgtgtaattttacctctgaaaatgtgtaattttaccacttttctggtgtaatgtcactttttcagtctaaattgaggtgatattacatcagaaaagcggtaatattcaaccttccaaaattaaaccttccaaattcacattattttttactgtgaagtaaaataaacatttttttcaaatttaaaaatcatcttttagaATCGATGgttttttaaatctgaaaatcttgaaaataatttaCTGGAACTAACCCCAAAATTGCTGTTTATTGCATTCtatcgaaaaatttaaatgttcaaacaatttatgCTTGTCACTGATTTTatgcttattaaaaaaaatgaaaaatgtttttttataattacttTGTTTGGTACTAGGATAAAAACTTGACTTTTTTATTCCCTAAATcatataaaataaatacaaaagggTCAAATAGTTATGCCGTAACATAACCAGAATGGCGTTGAATAAATGTTTGTTAAGTTCATCGAGAAATGTCGAGAAACTCAAATCGAACGataaatttcctcaaaaattatatgatttCTGGGTACTTGAAGATCAAGGGGGTTAGTGCTTTTTTGGTGGTATAGGAAAGATTTttaagcattgatttttttcggtaGTAGAATAACTATCCCAAAGATGAACATTCAATGAGAATAGCTGAATAAGTTTGGAATCGAAAGGTGCAAAAATCGtgccatttttattatttgtctgGAAGAAGATAGGAGAAATTCTCGTATTTTTAGCAGCTTAATCATTCTCTCCTAAATTCATCCGATTTacagattttcactatttatttaaactactaattttgcgaaacttttgatagaaacttgcttgctcacttcctattgagctatttataactcgatttcagttgaaaacgcttttaatgagctgtaattgaatgtcaaagtgctccAGTCGAGTAAGCCGTTATTCAACGTCAAATAGAACATTTTTGGGATATTACCTTTTTtgtcgaaaaacaaaaaaaaatcaaatgacctgTGGCAAAACGGCATTTGACGAATCATCCCGCACCCGCCCACTACTCACATCACTCTCGTAGGTAAACATGCAGTTGTTGATCCAGCAATCTCCATGACCAACCACGGCGTACGGCTCGGCAAACTCCGCGCTAACACATCGCTTGATCTCCTCCTTAAGATTGGCCTGCAATTCCAGCACCTTCTCCCTGTAGAACTCCTCGTGAACCTCCAACGTCCCCACCGCCCGATCACACATGCTCCTCAACATATTCACGAAGAAGTCACCCTCTTCCAGCACCGTCAGCATCGAATCCTTGTAACTAGCCAACCCCCGGAACACCTCCGGCTTCTGCTCCCTCAACGCGAACGAAACCGCGTGCAGCTTCCCCAAATACCCCATCACCAACTGCGTGTGCTTCAAATCCACCGGCTCGTACTTGTTCCACATCCGAAACCCGCGCTCCCGCAAATCCTCCAAAATCAGCATAGCTTCCAGCCGTTCCGGCACGCAAAACGCCCCAAAACACCGCGGCACGTTGAAGAACCCATCCCCTTCGCGCACTCCACGCTCCCGCTGGAACTCGCCCAGCATCGGAAGCAGCTCGTTGTACGCGCGAACTTCCCGCTCAAACAGCCCGATGGCCTGCGCCCGTCTCGCCGCGTTCTCCAGCGGAACCTTGCACAGCAGCACCAACTCGGGCCGACCTGCTTCGCGAACGCGTACCCTCACCATCCCGCTCATGAAGCCATCGCTAAGGGCGGAACCGGCACCGGTGTCGACGGAACAAAGTCCTGGGGTGAAACCTTCCCGCTGGAGTACCTGGTCCAGCTGGGCGCGGAAGTAGGGCAGATGGTCGATGTTGCACATTGAAGGCGATTGTTGTCAGCTGGTTGGTTGAAGTTGAACTGAGCGATGTTTGGTCAAAATCTTTTTGGATTgttgattgatttttgttttgtttatcttATCGCGTTCGTAACGTCAACGTTTGAGAGCTTCAATGTATACGTGAATTTATTTCACAATAATGCTCAAGATAACACGTGTGGAGAACAGTGAATGAATTTTGGATGgttattagggtgtttcagccgaacaaaaaagttctcagattacggcaaaccgaggttccccttgtagaggatacccatagggactctcatgccaaatatcagcccatttggttgagaattggcctgtccccagcggtttaaagtttacatagaaattactatgggatttttgtgcttttcgttcaatcgttcctacaggtctggggacaacatggattcactcggaataaagacaggtgtgtagggtatggtccaatgaacacattccagaaggaattatgGTTGTccgttctgtccccaaggtgcgcattggatcgacgtccggtgtctccaaaaccaacgattcatccttcaaaagcatcgcatttccttagtatgctatgacggctaggtgaaaacCGCGACGCCCCatatcagacggtgaacactCAAGTCTAATTCTCAACAAATAGTTcatttttctgagattttttggACGCCCGAATTTATgacgtaccgtcagtgggggtgactatgggtcaaaaaacgatacacctctcgtattttcttaataacaaaaacaatttaaatgacatCGAAattctttcaacgtagatttgttcttagtagtttactaactttttcccaaaatatggtggattttgatgaacactaccttaaatgccaattgtttgaaaattgacccaatctcaccccttagagggggtgacattgggtcaaatgaaactaaaatgatgctcaaatacaacgatatggtaaaaacaagtcatccaacagtgtttcttgttcgagggaatcgtattgacacgctacaatgtttgaagtggagattttcaaacattagggtagttttcgagcaattctaacaaaaatattagaaaaatgatttttcgagaggtaatttttggccaaaaacgtaccccaactttagacagctgccaaaataacaggatttgttctaggaacgagattttttcagcgaagtcatcataagatgtcccctacacaaccctttcaacagaattcTTTTCATTGAGAAggacctgagaaatggtaaaatccgtaaaaaatcactttgacccaatctcaacccccagacccaatgtcacccccactgacggtactcagaattccgaaaaaatgtatttttcatcgtaaaaaaaaaacaaaaatattttcaaaactcctGCACGCTTTTTTCAGTCTAAAGTGAGATAATTTTACATCATGAAAGAAGTAGTATGACACcttccaattttaaaattttactgtgtatcaaaactttttcaaattgacCTAACAAGTATAATTTGGTTGGAAATAAGCTTTTCAAAAGGACTGAAACATCAACTTGGGTAAAGCAAAATATTGCGAAATCTGAAGTtgctattttttcagttttaattcgAAAACTCACTAAATTAGATCATGTTTTCATTCTCTGTTACACTTTATTTAAATGTGCAGAATTACAATAGAATTTAGAAGATTCAACCTTGGTTTATTTTAGATTAAATGAATTTaggtggaaaatatttttttttctagaaaatcagacctttttcaaatatttcagattttttcccgtgaaaatttcacgaaatttgATCAATTGGTTGTATTTTTCtgtgaaaattggaaatttaagttaaaaaaattattttgcatgattaaaaaaaataaatgacgtTTTTGAAGAAGACATGAACACATTTAAGAATAATTgagcttttgaaatttttgaaagctcaaataactttaaaagcCTTAAAAGTTTGCTTTATTTTTCAGGTTACCTTTTTATAACCATTAAAAACGATCAAAGTCAGTTTTACATATTTTACTCTAAATCTCTGCTTTAATTCTATTCGATAGACGTGACTAAAATTTacaaagaaatttagaaattggacaagaaaaattaaagttgattGAAGTTTAATGTAatataaagtaaagtaaatcgtTTTTCCTGTAATTCTAACAAAAGATATTTTTACAGTTGTCACgttacgtgaaattttgtgttttggaaTTATGGTCCCCGTGGAATTgtaatttttagcatttttaaattctttcgcTGTTCTAATGTATCATTTATTGATATGCATAATGGTTCATAAGTGCTTttatgaatttaataaaaaaaaatgaattttctgatgtcTTTTTCACGTTTTATTTCAGTGGTTCAATCGTAATTTACTTATGATATTCGATTAAATTTGGTAGCACGTACCAAGCGAAAAATTCGAGATCGcatccgacgggattcaaacccagcaccaacagtagagactggcgccttagcctggtcggccatcagaccgatgtggAATGgaatggataaacgcatatatgagcatgaaatttcgatcaAGTAGgattcccatactgatgggctacatatttcaggatgtaatattacataaaatttctttaaaaaaatacaaaatttattttacgccCAGAccttttacatgcagctggattagtacttttttgctgtgattagtttaattaaaaaatgctttgtaattcttattaaaaaaaataaatttaaaaaaatccgagtTATTTCATGTATGTGaacatttatgtaattttacatattagcaattctctaccaaaaccggaaatggattttatttgtattttttgatttggctcaaactttgtgggggccttccctatgaccaaagaagccattttgcatcattagtttgtccatataaatttccatacaaatttggcagctgttcatacaaaaatggtacgtaaatattcgaaaatctgtaacttttgaaggaattttttgatcaatttggtgtcttcggcaaagttataggtattgttgaggactatttagaaaaaaataggtacacggaaaaaaaaatttcccgatttttttattaacttttttttcacaaaaactcaaattcccaaaatacgtattttttgattttcgagattttttgatatgttttaggggacaaaaatccgcaacttttgagctatagagaaacatggtcaaaaaatctgccgccgagttatgattttttgaaaaactggtgatttttggaaaaaatcgaaatttcatacatacaatttttttgacctcatttttttatgcaaaattgaatttgcaatcgaaaattactttacagattttttgataaagggccccgttttcaagatatagccaccgaaagtttgatttcagcgaaatatttgcagttttgcgatttttaaaaatagtgaccatgagtgaccatttctaaaaatattttttttgaaaagttcagaaaattttctataaaattgtctaagagacattgaagattggacctctggttgttgagatacagcggcttaaagaaaaagaaacacgaaaattgaagttttctaagtctcacccaaacagcccaccattttctaatgacgatatctcagcaattaatggttcaattttcaatgttaatacatgaaacattcgtgaaattttccgatctcttcgaaaaaaatattttgaaaaaaattaaatcaagtctaacattttaaatgggcataatattcaatgtttggcccttttaaaatgttagtcttgatttaatttttttcaaaatatttttttcgaaaagatcggaaaatttcacgaatgtttcatgtattaacattgaaaattgaaccattaattgctgagatatcgtcattagaaaatggtgggctgtttgggtgagacttagaaaacttcaattttcgtgtttctttttctttaagccgctgtatctcaacaaccagaggtccaatcttcaatgtctcttagacaattttatagcaaattttctgaacttttcaaaaaaaatattttcagaaatggtcactcatggtcactatttttaaaaatcgaaaaactgcaaatatttcgctgaaatcaaactttcggtggctataacttgaaaacggggccctttatcaaaaaatctgtaaagtaattttcgattgcaaattcaattttgcataaaaaaatgaggtcaaaaaaattttatgtatgaaatttatatttttccaaaaatcaccagtttttcaaaaaatcataactcggcggcagattttttgaccatgtttctctatagctcaaaagttgcggatttttgtcccctaaaacatatcaaaaaatctcgaaaataaaaaaatacgtattttgggaatttgagtttttgtgaaaaaaaagttaataaaaaaatcgggaaatttttttttccgtgtacctatttttttctaaatagtccttaacaatacctacaactttgccgaagacaccaaattgatcaaaaaattccttcaaaagttacggattttcgaatatttacgtaccatttttgtatgaacagctgccaaatttgtatggaaatttatatggacaaactaatgatgcaaaatggcttctttggtcatggggaaggcccccacaaagtttgagccaaataaaaaaatacaaaaaataaaaatggtcgaaatcggccggttttgtagagaattgctcatatgtttCTTTGCCATTGCAATTTTTTCACGTaaatgaagataaaaaaaataaaaataatgtattcttACGACAGtaaattaagtgttttttaatactgtgtacattacacagta
Coding sequences:
- the LOC120416154 gene encoding uncharacterized protein LOC120416154; amino-acid sequence: MCNIDHLPYFRAQLDQVLQREGFTPGLCSVDTGAGSALSDGFMSGMVRVRVREAGRPELVLLCKVPLENAARRAQAIGLFEREVRAYNELLPMLGEFQRERGVREGDGFFNVPRCFGAFCVPERLEAMLILEDLRERGFRMWNKYEPVDLKHTQLVMGYLGKLHAVSFALREQKPEVFRGLASYKDSMLTVLEEGDFFVNMLRSMCDRAVGTLEVHEEFYREKVLELQANLKEEIKRCVSAEFAEPYAVVGHGDCWINNCMFTYESDDTTPKDLNFVDWQICRYGSPAIDLVYFLFLGTDDQFRSEHYSNVIDVYYRSLCDHLTKLGGDPAKQFPRAELNRQLKAFGKFAFVMAILILPVICTPSEDLPDLDKTAEGVEKQDGGSYHIGANSEVGESRYRKRISGVIRDLVRFGYL